The Sandaracinus amylolyticus genomic interval AGCTCGCGCTGCCCGAGACGTTCGCGCCCCGCCCGATCGTCGCGCTCGCGGGGCTCTTCCGCGTCGCGCCGCCGATCGTCACGCTCGCCCACGACGCGAGCGGCGCGCTGGTGATGGCCGGCAACTTCCGCTTCGACGGATTCGCGGACGGCTTCGGCAGCCTCGCGCGATGGAGCGGCAGCGCGTGGGAGCCGCTCGGCGGCGGCGTCGGTCACGCGCCCGAGGATCGCGCGGACTGGGGCGTGATCGCGCGCGTCGGCGTCGACGCAGAGGGCGCGATCTGGGTCGCGGGCGACTACACGCGCGCGGGCTCCGCGACGTCGCCCGAGGTGCACGGGCTCGCGCGGTGGACCGGCGAGGCGTGGGTCGACGTGCCGAGCGCGAACCTCGTCGACGCGGGGCTCGGCGACAGCTTCCGCTACGGCGTCGGTCGCTTCTCCGCGGTCGCGCGCAGCGCGCTCGGGATGGTCGTCACCGGTGGCTTCGCGCGCATCGAGGGCGTGTCGACGCGACGCATCGCGGTGTGGGACGGCGCGCGGTGGGCGCCGGTGCCGGCACACGACGGGCCCATGTCGGGGCTCGATCGCGAGGTGCACGCGGTCGCGGCGCGCGGCAGCTGCGGCCCCTACGTGGCCGGCGGCTTCCGGAGCGACGGCAGCGGGCGCGCGCTCTCGTTCGCAGCGCGTTGGACCGGCGAGGAGTGGGCGGCGATCGAGGCCGAGGCCGAGGTCCGTCACCTCGAGATCGGGCGCGACGGACAGGTGTGGGCCGCGGGCTTCCCGTACTCCGAGAGCGGCTTCTACGAGACGGCGTTCGGCGACACCGTTCGTCGGCTCGTCGGTGATCGCCTCGAGGCGATCGGCGTCGCGCGCAGGGTGCCCTCGGGGCGCGACCCCGGCGCCGGAGAGGTCCTCGGGCTCGCGACGATGCCCGACGGTCGTCTCGTCGTCGCCGGCAGCTTCGTCACGATCGACGGTGTCGCGGCGCGCAACGTCGCGGTGTTCGACGGCACGACGTGGGCGCCGCTCGGCGACGGCGTGGACGGCTGGCTCGAGGACGTCGCGGTCACCGACGACGGCCGCGTGATCGTCGTCGGTCGGCTCGGCGAGGTGACGGGCGTCGGCTCGCACGTCGCGATCTTCGAGGACGGTGCGTGGCACGCGCTCGGAGACCTGCGCTCGCTCCCGCTGAGCGGCGTCGCGATCTGGCGCGGCGAGATCGTGGTCGCGTCGTACCTCGACGGAGATCCCGACGAGGCGCCGCTCGTCGCGCGCTTCGACGGAGCGACGTGGCACGACCTCGGCACGAACGACTTCGTCATCGTCGGCGGCGGCCGCACGCGCGTGGTCGCGCATGACGACACGCTGCTCCTCGTCGGACAGCTCCCGCTCTACGGCGATCTGTCGCGCGCCGCGAAGCTCGCGGGGTGGGACGGCGAGCACTGGGCCGCCTTCGACGACAGCTCCGGTGAGTTCGGCTACTCCGCGGCGATCACCGGCGCGGGCGTGTGGCTCGGTGGACGATTCTCGCGCGTGGGCGGCGTGCCCGCGGATCAGATCGCGTTCTTCGAGCTCGAGGGCGTCGACTGACGACACTGCTCGCGGGCGTGGCGCGCCGCGCGTGGCTCGCGGCCTCGTTGGGCCGCGCGATCGCGCGGCCAGATACCCGCGCATGCCCGGCCTCGCTGCGCTGCTCGTCGCGACTCCGATCTGGGGCTTCGCGCTCCGACCGCCGAGCACGCTGGATCTCGAGGTCGTCGGCGAGCGCGTCGTCGTCGCCGCGACGCCATCGGAGCTCGCGCCTCCCGAGGATCCGCTGCAGCCCGAGAAGATGCAGTGGACCCGCGGCATCGTGCTCTCGACCGCGCTCGCGATGGCCGTGACGCTCGGGATCGGCGCCGTGCAATTCGCCGACGAGTACGGCTTCCACGACAGCTACGACGACACGCGGTGTGCCCAGGGGACTGCCGTGCTCGACAATTGCGGCGAGGACGTCCCGTGGCAACACGCCGTCGCCGCCGGCATCACCGCGGGCGGTGTGATCTTCGCGACGCTCAAGTCGTTCTTCATCGACTTCGACGGTGTCGCGCGGGTCGACTCGGACTGGCGAGTCTACGAGACGACGCGCTGGGTCGTGCTCGGGATGGTCGTCGCGCAGGCGATCGCGGGCGTCCTCGTCTCGAACGCGGTGCGCTTCGGCTGGGCCGATCCGGTCGACGACTTCGACACGCTCCAGGCCTTCGCGATCGGGCACATGGCGCTGGGCGCGGCGACGCTCGGCGTGCAGATCGCGAATTCGATCCTGGTGTTCTGAGTCGTGCGCGCTGCGCGCGTGGCCTACGCTCCGCGCGTCGCATGAAGGCGAGCCTCCTCCCGCAGCTCCACGTGTTCCTGGTCGTCGCGCGCCGGCGCAGCTTCGCGGATGCGGCACGCGAGCTGGGCGTCTCGCGCTCCGCCGTGAGCCAGGCCGTTCGACAGCTCGAGGACGAGCTGCGCGTCGTGCTGCTGACGCGCACGACGCGCAGCGTCTCGCTCACCGACGCCGGACGCCGTCTCGTCGAGAGCGCAGAGCCCGCGCTGACGCAGGCCGTCGCCGCGCTCGCCGATCTCACGAAACAGCCCGGCGAGACGACCGGGCGCGTGCGACTGAGCGTCCCGCGCTCCGCCGTGCCCTACGTCGTCGCGCCCCTGCTCACGACGTTCCGCGCGCGCCACCCCCGCATCGACGTCGAGATCACGGTCGAGGATCGCTTCGTCGACATCGTCGCGGACGGATACGACGCGGGCGTGCGGCTCACCGAGTCGATCGAGCGCGACATGGTGCAGGTGCGGCTCACGGGCGCGTTCCGCTTCGTGGTCGTCGGTGCGCCCGGGTACCTCGCGCAGCACGGCACGCCGCAGCGCCCCGAGGATCTCCTGCAGCACGAGTGCATCACGTTCCGCTCGTCCACGACGGACACGCTCTACGCGTGGGAGCTCGAGCGCGGCAAGAAGCACTGGCGCGTCGCGGTGCGCGGCGGCGTCGTCGTGAGCAACGACGCCGCGCTCACGTCGACGCTCGCCGAGCGAGGCTTCGGCCTCGCGTACGTCGCCGAGCCGGCGGTCGGCGAGGCGCTGCGCGAAGGGCGGCTGCAGCGCGTGCTCGAGGCGTACTCGCCGACGGTCCCGGGCTTCTTCCTCTACTACCCGAGCCGCGCGCAGAGCTCTCCGGCGCTGCGCGCGTTCGTCGAGGTCGCGAAGGAGACCGCGCGTGCACGCGCGAGCACGTGATCCCGCGGCGCGGTGATCAGCGCCCGGTCATGCGCTCGAGCGTTTCGGGATAACGCGCGCCCTGCACCTCGATGCGCGACGCAGCGCGCTCGATCCGCGCGACGTCGTCGGGCGTCAGCGCGATGCTCGCCGCGCCCACGTTCTCCTCGAGCCGCGCGCGCTTCGTCGTGCCGGGGATCGGCACGATCCACGGCTTCTTCGCGAGCAGCCACGCGAGCGCGATCTGCGCCGACGTCGCTTCCTTCTCGCGCGCGACGCGCGAGAGCAGATCCACGAACGCCTGGTTCGCCTCCATCGCGTCGGGCGCGAAGCGCGGGAGCTGGCTCCGGAAGTCGTTCGTCGCGAAGCGCGTCTCCGTGCTCATCGCGCCGGTGAGGAACCCCTTCCCCAGCGGGCTGAACGGGACGAACCCGATCCCGAGCTCCTCGAGCGTCGGCAGCACGTTCTGCTCGGGCCGACGGTGCCAGAGCGAGTGCTCGCTCTGCACGGCCGCGACCGGCTGCACCGCGTGCGCGCGCCGGATCGTCTGCGCGCCGGCCTCGGACAGGCCGAAGTGCTTCACCTTGCCCTGCTCGATCAGCGTCTTCACCGCGCCCGCGACGTCTTCGATCGGCACGCTCGGATCGACGCGGTGCTGGTAGTAGAGATCGATCACGTCGACCTTCAGTCTTCGCAGCGAGCCCTCGACGACCTCGCGGATGTGCTCGGGGCGGCTGTCGAGCTCCGACCACCTCGCTTCGCCGGGCGCGCGCGGCGCGAACCCGAACTTCGTCGCGATCACCACACGATCGCGGAACGGCGCGAGCGCCTCGCCGACGAGCTCCTCGTTCGTCAGCGGGCCATACACCTCGGCCGTGTCGAAGAACGTGACGCCGAGCTCCACCGCCCTTCGCAGCAGCGCGATCATCTCGGCGCGATCGCCGGGCGCGCCGTAGCCCCAGCTCATCCCCATGCACCCGAGGCCGATCGCCGACACCTCGAGCCCGCTCGTTCCCAACGTTCGCTTCGGCATGTCCATGAGCGACAGCCTGCCGCCGCCGCGCGCCGCGCAGTAGACGTCGATCCACGAACGAGCCGTGAAGCGTCGCTGGACGATGGCGGGCACGGCAGCGCGTGTCGTGGGGGCTTCCCACAGCGAGTATTCTCCGCGGCCGCGTGGCCGACCGAAGTCCTCCGCGCGCCTCGAAGCGCGCCCTCGCGACCGTCGTCGCCCTCGGGGCGCTGCTGTCGATCCCGAACCTCTTCGTGGGTCCGCTGCACGACGATCTGGTCCACCAGCTCGTGCTCGAGGGCATGTTCGATCTCCCCGACGACCCGCTGGGGCTCTACGAGTTCACCCACGGCGAGGCCTCGAACCGCGAGATGATCGCGCGCGGCTGGCTGCACTGGTGGACCGATCCCCAGCTCACGCTGCGCTTCTTCCGACCGCTCTCGAGCGCGCTGCTCGCGATCGATCACGCGCTCTTCGGGCGCGCGGCGTTCCCCTCGCACCTGCACTCGCTCCTCTGGGGCGTGCTGCTCTTCGCCACCGCGGCCGCGCTGATGCGCCGCTGCCTCGACGCACGCACCGCGGTGATCGCGTCGCTCGTCTACGCGGTCGCGGGCGCGCACGTGATGACGCTCGCGTGGCCTGCATCGCGCCACACGATGGTCTCGGCCGCGCTCGGCGGGCTCGCGCTCGTCCTCCACCTGCGATGGCGCGAGGATCGCCGCCCCGTCGCGGCGATCGGCGCACCGTTCGCGCTCGCGCTCTCCCTGCTCGCGAGCGAGACCGGGCTCGCCGCCGCGATCTACGTGCTCACCTACGAAGCGATGGTCGCGACCGGCTCGCCGCGCGATCGCGCGCGCGCCGCGCTGCCGACGCTCGTGGTGTGCGGGGCGTACGTCGCGTTCTACGTGCTCGCAGGCTACGGCGCGCACCACAGCGGCACGTACACCTCGCCGTTCCGCGAGCCGCTCTCGTTCGCGCTGGTCGCGTCGGCGCGGGTGCCCGCGCTGCTCGCCGAGGCGATCGGTGCGGTCTCGACCTTCGCCTACTCCACCGATCCGACGTCGCGCGTGATCCTCGTGACGTGGGGCCTGGTCTCGATCGCCGGCAGCTTCGGGCTGCTCGCGGTGGTGCGGCGGAGCGGCGATGCCGACGGATACCGGCGCCTGCGCTGGCTCTTCGTCGCGTGCGTGACGTCGCTGGTGCCGATGGTCGCGGGCCTGATCGGGCCGCGTATGTTGCCGATGGGCCTCTTCGGCGCGTCGGCGATGGTCGGCTCGGCGATCACCGTCGCATGGCGCGCGTCGCGCGAGCGGCGAGGTGCGGCGCGTCACGCGCTCGCAGGGCTCGCGATCGCGATCGCGATCGCGCACGTCGGGCTCGGGTCGCTCGTGCGGCTGACCGTTCCCTTCGCGTTCGCCGCGGTGGCAGAGGCCGAGCGCAGGCTCGCGACCGAGGGCGAGTCGGGCGGCTGCACGAGCTCGGGCCTCGTCTATCTGATCAACGGCGCCGACGCCGTGCTCTCGGTCTACGCCGCGCCGAGCATCGCGTACTACTCGCCGCAGGCGGTCGGCCCCGACGCGCGCTTCCGCGTGCTCGCGTCCGCGCCCCACGATCTCCAGGTCGAGCGAACGGGCGAGCGCACGATGACGGTCGCGTCCGCGGTGCGCCCGCGCGGCGAGAACATCTTCGAGCAGGTCTTCCGCAGCCACGAGCATCCGCTGCGCGAGGGCGACACCGTCGTGGCCGAGGAGATGACGATTCGCGTGCTCGAGATGGATCCCGAGGGCCCGGCGAGCTTCGAGGTCGAGCTCGATCGCTCGCTCGACGACGAGCGTGTGTGTCTGATCGTCTGGCGCGACGGAGCGCTGAGGCGCATCGCGCCGCCGGGCGTCGGCGAGTCGCTCACCGTCGCGCACGAGCCCGGCCCGATGGGGATGTAGACAGACCGCTACTTGCGCCGCCTCGGGACGGGCACAGCTAGCGTCGGAGTCACCCACCGGTCCACGGGACCAGCAAAGGAAGACTCCGATGCAGCCGGCAGCGATGGCGATCCCGAAGAGCGACGAGTCGTGGGAGAAGGGCAAGTACGGCCCGATCTGGCCCAAGACTCCGGCGAACTACGGATTCACGATCATCGCGCGCGTGAAGCCGGGGCGCGCCGACGCGATCCGCGGCTACGGGGCCAAGCTCGCGAAGGCGCTGGAGAGCGATCCGAGCCTGCTCGCGCCGCTGAAGCTGCACTACCTGCGCTGGGTGCTCTTCGACGACGACACTCGGTTCATGTACCAGGGCATCTTCGACACCGACTTCGACAAGTACACCGAGGACGCGGTCGCGCTCTTCAAGAAGGCCGGCGTCGACACGGTGTTCGAGAACCTCGAGGACTTCCCCGAGGACTGGAAGACGAACCCCGACGCGTTCGTGCGATTCGTCCGCGCGCACCAGTGTCCGAGCTTCCTCGAGTACGGCGAGTATCCGTACGTCAGCACCGACGAGATCAAGAAGGCGCTCGAGCTGAAGAGCGCATTCTCGCGGATGCTCGAGCAGATGCAGTGAGCACGGCCGTGTCGGAGCCCGCGCGCACGTACAACCAGAGTCATTCGCCCCGGAAGTACGTCGCGGGCCGGCGGCGCGTGAGCGTCTACATCGCGTGGAGCTATCCCGGCGAGGCCAATCGCGACGTCACTCAGATGGACAATCGGTTCTCGACGATGACCGAAGTCCGTCGTGTGCTCTGGCCGCAGTACGAGACTCCGCGGTTCGCCGATCCCGGGATGTTCCAGCAGGGGATCGCAGGATCGCTCGAGCTCTTCTTCTGGGCGTGGGTGCGATTCCAGAACGTGATCGAGCAGACGACGGGACATCGAGTGCCGGTGTTCCAGCGCGTCGATCAGGCGGGATTCCGACTGCCGCTCGACGAGCGCGTGCTCGCCGACGTCGACACGCTGCTCGTGTTCGGGCTCGACCACGTCGTGACGGGACAGGAGGCGTCCGCGGAGGAGATCGAGTCCGTGCGCGCGTTCCTCGCGCGAGAGGGCACGTGCCTCGTGATCGGTCCGCACCACGACGTGGGTGGGTCGCAGGATCTCGAGGAGCGAGCGATGGAGTACGCGCACCACGGCGACGCGCTGGTGCCGCGACAGCAGCGCTTCGGGCTCTACACGCGCTCTCTGATGCGCGGTCTCGGGATCCCGATCGAGAACCGGTTCGGGCTGCGCCCCGCCGTGCAGCGCGGGACCCAGCGGATCGCGCCGCTCGACGTCGCGCGGGATCTCGACGCTCGTGGTTGGCTCGCGGGCGTCACCAACTTCAACTTCCACATGCACCTTCCGCATTACGCGGTCACCGATCCTGCGAGCTCCGCGCGCGTGCTCGCGCGACAGCCGATCGACACGTCGAAGCCGCACCCGTTCACCGCAG includes:
- a CDS encoding delta-60 repeat domain-containing protein, which encodes MHIERTSVLLTFALIIAACGDDDDGSTVPIDAATPDASTPLDASTMQDAGAPVPDVCMPSGVGTITPATGAWRTGLVLPGVEHVGDLATGPDGSLYVGGAFVHVSGLPASHIARLAPSGTWETLGEGLPGPVSALTVSASGLVHAATGPDPTRWSTMTATERDLTRARIHRFVRGTWELVGTIEGGAVFGLAVDTSDRIYAVGDFFAIDGVEAQHFAVRTASGWEQARALAVPATALVAHESGACAAGMDTIERSVVVCGEPGALVELALPETFAPRPIVALAGLFRVAPPIVTLAHDASGALVMAGNFRFDGFADGFGSLARWSGSAWEPLGGGVGHAPEDRADWGVIARVGVDAEGAIWVAGDYTRAGSATSPEVHGLARWTGEAWVDVPSANLVDAGLGDSFRYGVGRFSAVARSALGMVVTGGFARIEGVSTRRIAVWDGARWAPVPAHDGPMSGLDREVHAVAARGSCGPYVAGGFRSDGSGRALSFAARWTGEEWAAIEAEAEVRHLEIGRDGQVWAAGFPYSESGFYETAFGDTVRRLVGDRLEAIGVARRVPSGRDPGAGEVLGLATMPDGRLVVAGSFVTIDGVAARNVAVFDGTTWAPLGDGVDGWLEDVAVTDDGRVIVVGRLGEVTGVGSHVAIFEDGAWHALGDLRSLPLSGVAIWRGEIVVASYLDGDPDEAPLVARFDGATWHDLGTNDFVIVGGGRTRVVAHDDTLLLVGQLPLYGDLSRAAKLAGWDGEHWAAFDDSSGEFGYSAAITGAGVWLGGRFSRVGGVPADQIAFFELEGVD
- a CDS encoding LysR family transcriptional regulator, which encodes MKASLLPQLHVFLVVARRRSFADAARELGVSRSAVSQAVRQLEDELRVVLLTRTTRSVSLTDAGRRLVESAEPALTQAVAALADLTKQPGETTGRVRLSVPRSAVPYVVAPLLTTFRARHPRIDVEITVEDRFVDIVADGYDAGVRLTESIERDMVQVRLTGAFRFVVVGAPGYLAQHGTPQRPEDLLQHECITFRSSTTDTLYAWELERGKKHWRVAVRGGVVVSNDAALTSTLAERGFGLAYVAEPAVGEALREGRLQRVLEAYSPTVPGFFLYYPSRAQSSPALRAFVEVAKETARARAST
- a CDS encoding aldo/keto reductase, with the protein product MPKRTLGTSGLEVSAIGLGCMGMSWGYGAPGDRAEMIALLRRAVELGVTFFDTAEVYGPLTNEELVGEALAPFRDRVVIATKFGFAPRAPGEARWSELDSRPEHIREVVEGSLRRLKVDVIDLYYQHRVDPSVPIEDVAGAVKTLIEQGKVKHFGLSEAGAQTIRRAHAVQPVAAVQSEHSLWHRRPEQNVLPTLEELGIGFVPFSPLGKGFLTGAMSTETRFATNDFRSQLPRFAPDAMEANQAFVDLLSRVAREKEATSAQIALAWLLAKKPWIVPIPGTTKRARLEENVGAASIALTPDDVARIERAASRIEVQGARYPETLERMTGR
- a CDS encoding ArnT family glycosyltransferase, translated to MADRSPPRASKRALATVVALGALLSIPNLFVGPLHDDLVHQLVLEGMFDLPDDPLGLYEFTHGEASNREMIARGWLHWWTDPQLTLRFFRPLSSALLAIDHALFGRAAFPSHLHSLLWGVLLFATAAALMRRCLDARTAVIASLVYAVAGAHVMTLAWPASRHTMVSAALGGLALVLHLRWREDRRPVAAIGAPFALALSLLASETGLAAAIYVLTYEAMVATGSPRDRARAALPTLVVCGAYVAFYVLAGYGAHHSGTYTSPFREPLSFALVASARVPALLAEAIGAVSTFAYSTDPTSRVILVTWGLVSIAGSFGLLAVVRRSGDADGYRRLRWLFVACVTSLVPMVAGLIGPRMLPMGLFGASAMVGSAITVAWRASRERRGAARHALAGLAIAIAIAHVGLGSLVRLTVPFAFAAVAEAERRLATEGESGGCTSSGLVYLINGADAVLSVYAAPSIAYYSPQAVGPDARFRVLASAPHDLQVERTGERTMTVASAVRPRGENIFEQVFRSHEHPLREGDTVVAEEMTIRVLEMDPEGPASFEVELDRSLDDERVCLIVWRDGALRRIAPPGVGESLTVAHEPGPMGM